A single genomic interval of Salinarchaeum sp. IM2453 harbors:
- a CDS encoding HTH domain-containing protein, whose product MKSRHTEFHEIKTVLKEADEPMTAREILDQIESESFDSSHQIATILGTRAQYGDVDVIRERPYQYQI is encoded by the coding sequence ATGAAATCGCGCCATACAGAGTTTCACGAAATTAAAACCGTTCTTAAGGAGGCTGATGAGCCAATGACGGCGCGAGAGATTCTTGATCAGATTGAGTCGGAATCGTTTGATAGTTCACATCAGATTGCGACTATTCTCGGAACACGGGCACAGTACGGGGATGTAGACGTGATTAGAGAGCGGCCGTACCAGTATCAGATATAA
- a CDS encoding NAD(P)/FAD-dependent oxidoreductase translates to MKSYVIIGDGIAGSTAAETLRERQPDADITIVTDEGEALYNRILIKEHAKGKLPEVPISIHEEDWYEERDINLEINTLVVDVDVDEHVVRTHDGETLEYDKLLIASGGTPTNLPVENADADGIHHFWTFEDAREIKQHAEESEEAVVVGAGLIGVDLAGVCGAQGLDSKYLMRGKCWWRYALSQEGAEIVHEGLRDIGVEPVFESGVDHFEVDEGGHVTAAVDPNGERFDCDMVGVGIGLDYNTEFMQGTGLETDNGIVVDEYMQTNLEDVYAAGDVTTFYDTITGTYEKNGSWDSAKEQGKIVGINMAEDDQAEEFRMVSTYSVTHFDFPFLSIGHPTEGEEYLEEFYDDQVWRRLALKDGKIIGAVLIGDLAPQNAIKTLIDEEVDIRGKEDAVLAESLDVSEVAPSLEQ, encoded by the coding sequence ATGAAGTCATATGTCATTATTGGCGATGGTATCGCAGGGAGTACCGCTGCAGAAACACTCCGTGAACGACAGCCAGATGCAGATATTACAATCGTAACGGATGAAGGCGAGGCCCTGTACAATCGAATTCTAATTAAGGAACATGCTAAAGGAAAACTGCCGGAAGTGCCGATTTCAATTCATGAAGAAGACTGGTATGAAGAGCGCGATATTAATCTGGAAATAAATACACTGGTCGTTGATGTAGATGTGGATGAGCACGTAGTACGAACCCATGACGGAGAAACACTCGAATACGACAAGTTGCTCATTGCCAGTGGGGGTACACCAACAAACTTGCCGGTAGAAAATGCAGACGCTGATGGCATTCATCACTTCTGGACATTCGAAGATGCACGAGAAATCAAGCAACACGCTGAAGAATCTGAAGAGGCGGTTGTAGTCGGGGCAGGATTGATTGGAGTAGATCTTGCAGGTGTCTGTGGAGCACAGGGTCTGGACTCAAAATACCTGATGCGAGGTAAATGCTGGTGGCGATATGCATTAAGCCAAGAGGGTGCCGAAATCGTACACGAAGGACTTCGCGACATTGGTGTTGAACCGGTGTTCGAAAGTGGCGTTGATCACTTCGAAGTTGATGAAGGTGGCCACGTAACAGCGGCGGTTGATCCGAATGGCGAGCGCTTTGACTGTGACATGGTTGGAGTTGGCATTGGTCTTGACTATAACACAGAGTTCATGCAGGGCACTGGACTTGAGACAGACAATGGCATTGTTGTCGACGAATACATGCAGACAAACCTTGAGGATGTATATGCTGCAGGTGATGTGACGACATTCTACGATACGATCACAGGCACATACGAAAAGAACGGATCTTGGGATTCTGCAAAGGAGCAGGGCAAAATTGTTGGAATCAATATGGCTGAAGATGACCAAGCAGAAGAGTTCCGAATGGTTTCAACTTATTCTGTTACACACTTTGATTTCCCATTCCTTTCGATTGGTCATCCGACAGAGGGTGAAGAGTATTTAGAAGAATTCTATGACGATCAAGTCTGGCGACGACTGGCACTTAAGGATGGGAAAATCATCGGCGCAGTGCTGATTGGCGATCTTGCACCACAGAACGCTATTAAGACACTAATAGATGAAGAAGTTGATATTCGAGGTAAAGAGGATGCTGTACTCGCTGAATCACTTGATGTAAGCGAAGTTGCACCGTCGTTAGAACAGTAA
- the pstB gene encoding phosphate ABC transporter ATP-binding protein PstB produces MSNIQPTIETETRNASQPKHDNPILQARDLEVYYGDTQAIQPTTVDLPEQQVTAIIGPSGCGKSTFLRCINRMNDLIDVARVEGELLFRGKNIYDEDVDPVALRRKIGMVFQEPNPFPKSIRDNVAYGLKIQGKDENVDEKVEDALRRAALWDEVKNQLGESGLELSGGQQQRLCIARAIAPDPEVILMDEPASALDPVATSKIEDLITDLSDQYTVVVVTHNMQQAARISDKTAVFLTGGELVEFDDTEKIFQNPDDSRVEDYITGKFG; encoded by the coding sequence ATGAGTAACATTCAGCCGACAATTGAGACGGAGACGCGTAATGCTAGCCAACCAAAGCACGATAACCCGATACTGCAGGCTAGAGATCTGGAGGTCTACTACGGTGATACACAAGCAATTCAGCCGACTACTGTTGATCTCCCTGAGCAGCAAGTCACCGCCATTATCGGTCCATCCGGTTGTGGGAAATCAACGTTTCTCCGATGCATTAATCGGATGAACGATCTTATCGATGTTGCGCGCGTTGAAGGTGAACTCTTGTTCCGGGGGAAAAACATCTATGATGAGGATGTTGATCCGGTTGCGCTTCGACGAAAGATTGGCATGGTCTTCCAAGAACCTAATCCGTTTCCAAAATCCATCCGTGACAATGTCGCTTATGGCCTGAAAATTCAGGGTAAGGATGAAAATGTTGATGAGAAGGTTGAGGATGCCCTCCGACGTGCAGCTCTCTGGGATGAGGTAAAAAACCAGCTCGGAGAATCTGGATTAGAGTTATCTGGTGGTCAACAACAGCGTCTTTGTATTGCTCGGGCCATTGCTCCAGATCCTGAGGTTATTCTTATGGACGAACCGGCAAGTGCTCTTGATCCGGTCGCAACCTCAAAAATTGAGGATCTTATTACTGATCTTTCAGATCAATACACGGTTGTTGTTGTTACTCATAACATGCAGCAGGCGGCACGTATTTCTGATAAAACGGCTGTGTTCCTCACCGGTGGAGAGTTGGTTGAGTTCGATGATACCGAGAAGATATTCCAAAATCCAGATGACTCTCGTGTTGAGGACTATATTACTGGGAAGTTTGGCTGA
- the carB gene encoding carbamoyl-phosphate synthase large subunit — translation MSDGQTKIGEGRKILLIGSGPIQIGQAAEFDYSGAQACRALQEEGAEVVLVNSNPATIMTDPEMADEVYIEPITPEAIAEVIRRENPDGVIAGLGGQTGLNVTAELAEMGVLDEHDVEIMGTPLDTIYATEDRDLFRQRMTELNEPVPKSTTISLEEGESVTNLSEEDLKQRVESAVEEVGGLPVIARTTYTLGGSGSGVVHEMDELMTRVRKGLRLSRNNEVLITESIEGWVELEYEVMRDADDSCIIICNMENIDPMGIHTGESTVVTPSQVIPDKGHQEMRDVALKVIRDLGIHGGCNIQFAWHDDGTDSGEYRVVEVNPRVSRSSALASKATGYPIARVTAKVALGKRLHEIENEITGETTAAFEPAIDYIVTKVPRWPIDKFEDVEFDLGTAMKSTGEAMAIGRTFEESLLKALRSSEYQPDVDWDEVDDRALEVAYLETPTPNRPYAIFEAFNRGYSVEEISDLTDIREWYVKRFKRIADAAESAQDGDIASAAELGFTDTQIAAELDATDASEIPSPENDAVTEVAEQTTDRSFKQVDTCAGEFEASTPYYYSSREPQASGISTGFDEVQVDPDIESAVIVGGGPIRIGQGVEFDYCTVHAVQALQEEGIDAHVVNNNPETVSTDYDTSDGLFFEPISAEEVADVIEATGADGVMVQFGGQTSVDIGEPLAKELDRRDLECEIMGTSVEAMDLAEDRDRFNQLMDDLGIAQPEGGAAESREEALQLANEIGYPVLVRPSYVLGGRAMDVVYDDGELVKYIEEAVRVSPDKPILIDEFLDDAIELDVDAVSDGENTLIGGVMEHVESAGVHSGDSACMIPPGSLDEETLSRVREVTKDIATALDTVGLLNVQLAVQDGNVYVLEANPRSSRTVPFVSKATGVPIARIAAKAMVGKSLDDLDVQEQVPEQVSVKEVVLPFDRLPGSDPRLGPEMKSTGEVMGTADTFGKAYDKAQDAVGKPIPESGTAIVDLPVEGFGDYYNVTDFDDRVQAIQNGEVDLVISRDRPALEACVEEEITYFSTIASAKAALKAIKAKDEPIDVRPVTDRVKHQRPWGGSKN, via the coding sequence ATGAGTGACGGGCAAACCAAAATTGGCGAGGGTCGAAAAATCCTTCTGATCGGCTCTGGCCCAATTCAAATCGGCCAAGCGGCCGAATTCGACTATTCTGGGGCACAAGCATGCCGTGCACTACAGGAAGAAGGTGCTGAAGTCGTACTGGTTAACTCCAATCCGGCGACGATCATGACCGATCCGGAGATGGCTGATGAAGTGTATATCGAACCGATTACTCCTGAAGCAATTGCAGAAGTCATTCGACGAGAGAATCCTGATGGCGTCATTGCTGGACTTGGAGGCCAAACAGGATTGAACGTAACTGCTGAACTGGCTGAGATGGGTGTTCTTGATGAACACGATGTAGAGATTATGGGGACACCACTCGATACAATTTACGCGACAGAAGATCGAGACCTGTTCCGACAGCGGATGACTGAGCTGAATGAACCAGTGCCAAAGTCCACAACTATTTCACTGGAAGAGGGCGAGTCAGTGACAAACCTTAGTGAAGAAGATCTAAAACAACGTGTTGAATCAGCTGTAGAAGAAGTTGGTGGGCTACCAGTTATTGCCCGAACAACATATACACTCGGTGGATCTGGATCGGGTGTGGTTCATGAGATGGACGAGCTGATGACACGTGTTCGAAAAGGACTCCGTCTGTCCCGTAACAACGAGGTGTTGATTACCGAGTCGATTGAAGGGTGGGTCGAGCTTGAATATGAGGTCATGCGGGACGCTGACGATTCCTGTATCATCATTTGTAACATGGAAAACATTGATCCAATGGGGATTCACACAGGAGAGTCAACTGTCGTCACTCCCAGCCAAGTAATCCCAGACAAGGGCCATCAAGAGATGCGCGATGTTGCGCTTAAAGTGATTCGAGATCTGGGTATTCACGGCGGATGTAACATTCAATTCGCATGGCACGACGATGGAACAGATAGCGGTGAATATCGAGTCGTTGAAGTTAATCCTCGCGTCTCCCGGTCATCAGCCCTTGCCTCGAAAGCAACCGGTTATCCAATTGCCCGCGTTACGGCAAAAGTCGCACTCGGAAAGCGGTTGCATGAAATCGAAAACGAGATTACTGGAGAAACAACGGCCGCATTTGAGCCAGCTATTGACTACATTGTGACAAAGGTTCCGCGATGGCCGATTGACAAGTTCGAAGATGTCGAATTTGACCTCGGTACTGCGATGAAATCGACAGGCGAGGCAATGGCGATTGGACGGACATTTGAAGAATCCCTTCTGAAGGCCCTCCGATCATCAGAATACCAGCCGGATGTTGATTGGGACGAAGTTGATGATCGAGCACTTGAGGTAGCATACCTTGAGACGCCAACGCCAAACCGTCCATACGCAATCTTTGAAGCATTTAATCGAGGATACTCGGTAGAAGAGATAAGTGATCTGACCGATATTCGTGAATGGTACGTTAAGCGGTTCAAGCGCATCGCAGACGCAGCAGAAAGTGCACAGGATGGAGATATCGCATCGGCAGCTGAGCTTGGCTTTACTGACACACAAATTGCCGCAGAACTTGATGCAACAGACGCCTCAGAGATCCCGTCACCAGAGAATGATGCTGTAACCGAGGTAGCCGAGCAAACGACTGACCGGTCATTCAAGCAGGTCGATACCTGCGCTGGCGAGTTTGAAGCATCAACACCATATTACTACTCCTCGCGTGAGCCACAAGCAAGTGGTATTTCAACTGGTTTCGACGAAGTACAGGTTGACCCCGATATAGAAAGTGCCGTAATTGTTGGTGGTGGACCAATCAGAATTGGACAAGGTGTTGAATTCGATTACTGTACCGTTCACGCTGTTCAGGCACTACAAGAAGAAGGTATTGACGCACACGTTGTTAACAACAATCCGGAAACTGTCTCTACTGACTACGATACGTCAGATGGACTGTTCTTTGAGCCGATCAGTGCAGAGGAAGTTGCAGACGTTATTGAAGCGACAGGGGCAGATGGTGTGATGGTCCAGTTCGGTGGACAGACATCAGTTGATATTGGTGAACCACTTGCCAAGGAGTTGGATCGCCGTGATCTTGAGTGTGAAATCATGGGAACGAGTGTTGAAGCCATGGATCTTGCCGAAGATCGTGATCGGTTTAACCAGTTGATGGACGATCTAGGGATTGCGCAGCCAGAAGGGGGTGCAGCAGAATCACGGGAAGAAGCGCTACAGTTGGCAAATGAAATCGGATACCCAGTTCTAGTTCGTCCGTCGTATGTTCTTGGCGGACGAGCAATGGACGTTGTTTATGATGACGGAGAGTTGGTCAAGTACATTGAAGAGGCCGTTCGAGTCTCTCCGGACAAACCAATCCTCATCGACGAATTCCTTGATGATGCAATTGAGCTCGACGTGGATGCTGTCTCTGATGGTGAAAATACACTCATCGGAGGAGTAATGGAGCATGTTGAGTCAGCCGGTGTTCACTCCGGAGATTCAGCCTGCATGATTCCACCAGGGTCACTTGACGAAGAAACACTCTCTCGTGTTCGAGAGGTCACCAAAGATATTGCAACAGCATTGGACACAGTTGGCCTTCTCAATGTCCAGCTTGCTGTCCAAGATGGAAACGTCTACGTTCTCGAAGCAAATCCACGGTCTTCACGCACAGTTCCATTTGTGTCCAAGGCGACAGGCGTGCCAATTGCCCGAATCGCTGCGAAGGCGATGGTTGGTAAGTCACTAGATGATTTGGATGTACAGGAGCAGGTTCCAGAGCAGGTTTCAGTTAAAGAGGTCGTGCTTCCATTTGACCGTCTTCCAGGATCAGATCCACGACTTGGACCGGAGATGAAATCAACTGGTGAAGTAATGGGCACAGCAGACACATTCGGAAAGGCATATGATAAAGCACAGGACGCCGTTGGAAAGCCAATTCCAGAGTCTGGGACAGCAATTGTTGATCTCCCAGTCGAAGGATTCGGAGATTACTATAATGTAACCGACTTCGATGACCGAGTGCAGGCAATTCAAAACGGTGAGGTTGATCTTGTGATCTCCCGTGACCGACCAGCGTTAGAAGCCTGTGTCGAAGAAGAGATCACATACTTCTCGACGATAGCAAGTGCTAAAGCGGCACTGAAAGCTATTAAAGCGAAAGATGAACCAATTGATGTCCGGCCTGTCACTGATCGGGTTAAGCATCAACGACCTTGGGGCGGCAGTAAAAACTAG
- the phoU gene encoding phosphate signaling complex protein PhoU encodes MARRDYQAQLDELEDDILYMSELVRDRLREGLATLETKDEDAAMEVITGDHEINELYLDLEQRCIDLLALQQPVAGDLRFVASSFKIITDLERIGDLATNLAEYAIEAQRDRYPDVDIQTIGDTAEQMVEDAMIAYTGRNPEMCREIVERDEDLDEMCEKASNAVVMGLIEQEFEEMNHTEEEIEVILQDVSRLLLTIRDLERVGDHAVNISARTFYMIEADDELIY; translated from the coding sequence ATGGCGCGACGAGACTACCAAGCTCAACTTGACGAGCTAGAGGATGATATTTTGTATATGAGCGAGCTGGTTCGTGATCGCCTCCGAGAGGGGCTTGCAACGCTTGAGACGAAAGATGAAGACGCTGCTATGGAAGTTATCACTGGTGATCACGAGATTAATGAGCTGTATCTTGATTTGGAACAACGCTGCATTGACCTACTTGCGCTGCAGCAGCCTGTTGCTGGCGATCTTCGATTTGTCGCCTCTTCGTTCAAGATTATTACCGACCTAGAGCGAATCGGTGACTTGGCAACAAACCTTGCCGAGTACGCGATAGAGGCTCAGCGCGATCGATACCCAGATGTTGATATTCAGACAATTGGTGATACTGCTGAACAGATGGTTGAAGACGCGATGATTGCTTATACTGGACGTAACCCTGAGATGTGTCGTGAGATTGTTGAGCGTGATGAGGATCTTGACGAGATGTGTGAAAAGGCGAGTAATGCTGTTGTGATGGGGCTCATTGAGCAGGAGTTCGAAGAAATGAATCATACAGAAGAAGAAATAGAAGTAATCCTTCAGGATGTCTCTCGTCTCTTACTGACGATCCGCGATCTCGAACGAGTCGGTGATCATGCAGTCAATATCTCGGCAAGAACATTCTACATGATCGAGGCTGACGATGAGCTAATCTATTAA
- the pstC gene encoding phosphate ABC transporter permease subunit PstC codes for MSNSDASSVDISQAGSQREKRMNQLTRIVFGTCALITVLTTLGIIFVLVNGSIDFFREVSIIEYFSGLDWAPRSGEFGIWPLIWGTLVITVGSAIIAIPLGTLTAIYLSEYASPRVRSILKPTLEILAGIPTIVYGFFAISFLTPVIQRFVPETGTFNAAAGAIVVGIMIIPMVSSLSEDAMSAVPDELRNAGYGLGATKFEVSTQIVTPAALSGIVSAYVLAVSRAIGETMAVTLAAGMQPQITTNIFEPIQTMTAYMVEVGTGDVSVGSIGYQSLFAVGMTLFVMTLAMNLLSLWIKSRYREEYS; via the coding sequence ATGAGTAACTCGGATGCATCGTCGGTTGATATTTCGCAAGCAGGTAGTCAGCGTGAGAAGCGAATGAATCAGCTGACCCGTATTGTCTTTGGAACCTGTGCTCTTATCACGGTTCTCACTACGCTAGGTATTATCTTCGTGTTGGTTAACGGATCAATTGATTTCTTCCGCGAGGTATCTATTATTGAATACTTCAGCGGACTTGACTGGGCTCCACGAAGCGGCGAATTTGGCATTTGGCCATTGATCTGGGGAACACTGGTCATCACTGTTGGATCAGCAATTATTGCTATCCCACTTGGTACACTGACAGCGATTTATCTTAGTGAATATGCTTCACCTCGAGTTCGATCAATACTTAAGCCAACATTAGAGATCCTTGCAGGAATTCCAACGATCGTATACGGGTTCTTTGCAATCTCGTTTCTTACCCCAGTTATTCAGCGATTCGTCCCAGAGACAGGAACATTCAATGCCGCTGCTGGTGCAATCGTAGTCGGCATTATGATCATCCCGATGGTATCTAGTTTGAGTGAAGACGCAATGTCAGCTGTTCCAGATGAACTCCGAAATGCTGGATACGGCCTTGGGGCGACGAAGTTCGAGGTTTCAACACAAATCGTTACCCCAGCGGCGTTGTCTGGCATTGTTTCAGCATATGTGCTCGCCGTGTCACGGGCGATTGGTGAAACGATGGCAGTAACTCTCGCTGCGGGGATGCAGCCGCAGATTACAACGAATATTTTTGAACCGATTCAAACGATGACAGCATACATGGTTGAGGTTGGCACTGGCGATGTCTCGGTCGGGAGTATCGGTTATCAATCGTTGTTTGCTGTTGGAATGACACTCTTTGTAATGACCCTGGCGATGAACTTGCTGAGTTTGTGGATTAAATCACGATATCGGGAGGAGTACTCATGA
- a CDS encoding DUF5815 family protein, whose product MTKADGPEAAELPCGSTVNAWSLDLGIREYTCSCGDNHAVVMGSHPPTRFLPEEFIEILRETVETADAFEQFGTPHLIGLVMDEYPECVTTIDTGDIGSVGHSIVWMTTFDARELHEIIVELVVDMMNHAMTHASEDPQDQFVRYLNQFDIEEFVDEYREKRNFTNPSDAPV is encoded by the coding sequence ATGACTAAAGCAGATGGGCCAGAGGCTGCTGAGTTGCCGTGTGGCTCGACGGTCAATGCATGGAGCCTGGATTTAGGAATTCGAGAGTACACCTGTTCATGTGGAGATAATCACGCGGTTGTGATGGGAAGTCATCCACCAACCCGTTTTCTCCCAGAAGAGTTCATCGAGATTCTTCGGGAGACCGTTGAGACAGCAGATGCATTCGAACAATTTGGAACACCACATCTCATTGGGCTCGTAATGGATGAGTACCCGGAGTGTGTTACTACTATTGACACTGGTGACATCGGATCCGTTGGTCATTCGATTGTGTGGATGACAACATTTGATGCCAGAGAACTACATGAGATTATTGTTGAACTCGTTGTTGACATGATGAATCATGCAATGACTCATGCAAGTGAAGATCCACAAGATCAGTTTGTCAGATATCTAAATCAGTTTGATATTGAAGAATTTGTGGATGAATATAGAGAAAAGCGTAACTTTACAAATCCGTCAGACGCACCAGTTTGA
- a CDS encoding PstS family phosphate ABC transporter substrate-binding protein: MGNSHPPRLSRRNFLAAAGAAGIASIAGCVASGRNSPLEGDFTIDGSNTVQPHGTVLAEEFQWMHGNVIISIRGSGTGAGFQRFSLGETEIQNASRRISDGEQDQCRDNDIEWVELPALRDGIAIYKHPDNDWCDQLTMEQLEEIWERDSEIETWRDISDNWSDIDDDWPDEEISLYGRDSASGTFDFFTESVTGEVGNIRDDYSGTTDTNNIVRGVRGDEYAIGFGGAGYYYENEDDLGLIKLPADDGEAGTFVEPNEDTIRRGTYPLSRDMYLYINVEELQRTEVAAFVLYLFTMADDEFYADLINFSPTDEIENRRWTQFVAREVKFYEVDEETIHLCLFGADDGKYDDNEHGHHGGLLNLIEQDTREELLDYEDEGYILLPEEAHEHWGDHNE, translated from the coding sequence ATGGGAAATAGCCACCCGCCAAGGCTTTCACGGCGGAACTTTCTCGCTGCAGCTGGTGCCGCTGGTATTGCCAGCATTGCTGGTTGTGTTGCTTCCGGGCGTAATTCCCCGTTGGAAGGTGATTTCACTATAGATGGCTCAAATACCGTTCAACCCCATGGAACTGTTCTCGCAGAAGAATTCCAATGGATGCATGGTAATGTGATTATTTCCATCCGAGGATCTGGTACAGGGGCTGGATTCCAACGGTTTTCTCTCGGTGAAACAGAGATACAAAATGCCAGTCGTAGAATCTCTGACGGGGAGCAAGACCAATGTCGTGACAACGATATTGAGTGGGTTGAGCTCCCAGCACTGCGTGACGGTATTGCAATCTATAAACACCCAGATAATGACTGGTGCGACCAGCTTACGATGGAACAGTTGGAAGAAATCTGGGAACGAGACTCTGAAATTGAGACATGGAGAGATATCTCTGATAATTGGTCCGATATTGATGATGATTGGCCTGATGAAGAGATATCACTCTACGGCCGGGACTCCGCGTCCGGGACATTTGATTTCTTTACTGAGTCGGTGACCGGTGAAGTAGGAAATATCCGGGATGATTATTCTGGAACAACTGATACGAACAATATTGTGCGCGGTGTTCGTGGTGATGAGTATGCAATTGGGTTCGGTGGAGCCGGCTACTATTATGAGAATGAAGACGATCTTGGTTTGATCAAATTGCCGGCGGATGATGGTGAAGCAGGCACCTTCGTTGAACCAAATGAGGATACAATCAGAAGAGGCACATATCCACTATCCAGAGACATGTACCTATATATAAACGTTGAGGAGCTGCAACGGACTGAAGTCGCTGCATTTGTTCTGTACCTCTTTACAATGGCCGATGATGAGTTCTATGCTGACCTAATTAACTTTAGTCCTACTGATGAGATAGAGAACCGACGCTGGACCCAGTTCGTTGCTCGTGAGGTCAAATTCTATGAAGTCGATGAAGAGACCATCCACCTGTGTCTATTCGGTGCTGACGATGGCAAATATGACGATAATGAGCACGGTCATCACGGTGGACTACTAAATCTTATTGAACAAGATACCCGAGAAGAGTTACTGGACTACGAAGATGAGGGATATATTCTGTTGCCAGAAGAAGCGCATGAACACTGGGGTGATCACAATGAGTAA
- a CDS encoding homoserine kinase, translating into MVTVRAPATSANLGSGFDVFGIALDRPNDYITVEPAEQTTIEVTGVGSRYIPEDPEKNTVGAVAKALDAPAHIHIDKGVRPASGLGSSAASAAGAAVALNELYDLGYSRSDLIPIAAEGEALVSGEAHEDNVAPALLGGFTIAGGDDLGTTHVNTSLPIVVCLPEIVVSTKDARNVVPETAELTDTVTTIRHAATLVAGMFQNDPILVGKGMHDPVVTPARADLIDGFDVVSVAAQEAGATGVTVSGAGPSVIATCYPGRQRDVASAMVEAFDQQSIDCRAYQTRIGHGVEVLD; encoded by the coding sequence ATGGTCACAGTTCGGGCCCCAGCGACAAGCGCTAATCTTGGAAGTGGCTTTGATGTCTTTGGCATAGCGCTGGACCGTCCGAACGACTATATTACTGTTGAACCCGCCGAACAGACTACAATTGAGGTCACTGGCGTAGGTAGCCGATACATTCCTGAGGATCCCGAGAAGAATACAGTTGGTGCTGTTGCTAAGGCCCTTGATGCGCCCGCGCACATTCATATTGACAAAGGAGTGCGACCCGCTTCTGGCCTTGGATCATCCGCAGCTAGCGCGGCTGGCGCTGCGGTTGCGCTTAATGAGTTATATGATCTTGGATATTCGCGTTCTGATTTGATCCCAATTGCAGCGGAGGGTGAGGCTCTGGTTTCAGGTGAGGCCCATGAAGACAATGTTGCTCCAGCATTGCTTGGTGGATTCACCATTGCCGGTGGGGATGACCTTGGTACAACTCATGTTAATACATCGTTGCCAATTGTTGTGTGTCTCCCCGAAATCGTTGTTTCTACAAAGGATGCACGTAATGTAGTACCGGAGACGGCAGAGCTTACAGATACGGTTACGACTATTCGCCATGCAGCAACGCTTGTTGCTGGTATGTTTCAAAACGACCCAATCCTTGTCGGGAAAGGAATGCATGACCCTGTCGTAACACCTGCACGGGCTGATCTTATTGACGGGTTTGATGTTGTTTCTGTCGCTGCTCAAGAAGCGGGGGCAACAGGAGTAACTGTCAGTGGGGCTGGTCCAAGTGTAATCGCCACGTGTTATCCTGGACGCCAGCGTGATGTTGCATCAGCAATGGTTGAAGCGTTTGATCAACAATCCATCGACTGTCGTGCATATCAAACCCGGATCGGACATGGCGTTGAGGTCCTTGATTGA
- the pstA gene encoding phosphate ABC transporter permease PstA, whose amino-acid sequence MSSETSDSMDLAGDDLRWKKIYGKAFVILCIASALVGIVALVALIADVVHGAWGWLTWEFLTSPPSQVIENYIPGEGRHPAGIYPALVGSIFLIALTAVFTLFLGVGAAIYLEEYAPDNRITAFIEANIANLAGVPSIVYGLLGLAIFVRALELGSSLIAGALTLTLLILPIVIVSSQEAIRAVPDSRRQAAYGIGATKWEVVRDVVLPSSLPGIMTGTILALSRAIGETAPILMVGAATSMFVEPQSLTGPFSAMPMQIYEWAKLPEADFQHVTAAGIVVLLTVLLTMNAIAIYIRHKFDTQT is encoded by the coding sequence ATGAGCTCGGAAACATCTGACTCTATGGATCTCGCTGGTGACGACCTTCGATGGAAGAAAATCTATGGCAAAGCATTTGTCATACTCTGTATAGCCTCAGCCCTCGTTGGTATTGTTGCGTTAGTTGCGTTGATTGCTGATGTCGTCCACGGTGCATGGGGTTGGCTTACTTGGGAGTTTTTGACCAGTCCCCCATCCCAGGTTATTGAGAATTATATCCCTGGCGAAGGCCGGCATCCGGCAGGTATCTATCCTGCTCTTGTCGGATCGATTTTCTTAATCGCACTGACAGCAGTATTTACGCTGTTCCTAGGCGTTGGTGCGGCAATCTATCTTGAAGAATATGCCCCAGATAACCGTATCACTGCGTTTATTGAAGCAAATATCGCAAATCTCGCAGGAGTGCCGTCAATCGTATACGGGCTACTTGGACTTGCAATTTTCGTCCGTGCACTGGAACTTGGCTCCAGTCTCATTGCCGGTGCCCTTACGCTGACATTGCTGATCCTGCCGATCGTTATTGTCTCAAGTCAGGAAGCTATCCGCGCTGTACCTGACTCACGACGGCAGGCCGCATACGGCATAGGAGCCACAAAGTGGGAGGTTGTCCGTGACGTTGTGTTACCGTCGTCTTTACCTGGGATTATGACAGGAACAATTTTGGCTTTGTCACGGGCAATCGGTGAGACAGCCCCAATTTTGATGGTTGGTGCTGCTACATCGATGTTCGTTGAACCACAGTCCTTAACCGGCCCATTTAGTGCTATGCCAATGCAAATTTATGAATGGGCAAAGCTACCTGAGGCTGACTTCCAGCACGTGACTGCTGCAGGGATTGTGGTACTACTAACTGTATTGCTCACAATGAATGCAATCGCTATTTACATTCGACATAAATTCGATACCCAAACATGA